GAGTATTACTGGCCCGAACAGACCCACGGGGCCAGTCTCACGTCGCATTCGTCCGACATCCGTGTCCGCCGATCGTTTCCTTCTCGCGGTAAGTGTAGCAGAAGTGTGATTGCGACAAGAACAATTGAGAAAAATCTCAGAGAACCTCGCTTCTCTCGATTTCGCGGGTGTGAATGTGTGTTCTTCGATCGTTAATGTGTTCACATGACTATAAAGCGAAAgcctgtaaaataaatttttattttttaagtccGATTTTAATAgggtataatataattatgaatgcGCACGtgcacgatatatatatatatatatatatatatatatatatatatatatatatgcaaccGTGGTAGGCTTATTAATTGGCCCTTCCGGTTTTTAAAAAGCCTTTATTTATGCTTTTcggattttttatcttgtgcGTTTGTGCAAttgtttttactttaatttcttatttttttatacttgcaaatttttttatacttgaagtattatatgcataaaagtgcgaataaatacaaagacgcaataagtttttttaaaaaattaagcacaTGAAATTCTCATTgatgaaaagaaatagaaatatttaaatcaaatttaccGGTAAGTCAAATTTTAGAATGCATGATGCAACgtttgtattgtaatttattcatttgattACATCTTAAAATGTGTCAAAGATTAATTGGCCTTTCTGTTTTTCAAGTTTTCAGAAGTTTTTATCTtgtgtaattttctttatctttatctgaTATTAAAAGCAGCTAAGCATTAATCAATTGATTTACCACGTAACAATAttacatgttattttaataaattcttataatatgtataaatcttttactatatatatatatatatatatatatatatatatatatatatatatatatatatctgaactcagatattttgcgaaaacttaagttttatttctgtaataaaaataatggttTCTCAAGAAaccagattattattttatactttatattagatCAGATTATCATattgtttcaatttattacgatattaatttattattttggtaattattattttgtacaaattattaaaatatttaacatatctcttttattcattaaaaatatattttatatatatatatatatatatatatatttatttatttatttatttatttatttatttatttatatgcagcAGGGAATAATTTCTGTAgatcaagaaatttattacgttAATTTTTAACGAATGTAGcgcaaatttgtattaattgtgTTGCTGCGAAAAGAGCAATaaacaatgaataaaaatatttaatacttgaaATATCTAGTTCCCtactaaaagagagagaaagttgtgcttttcttctttttaacgATGTTcacaaaatatcgaaataagaTAATTCGATAGAGTACCtgaagtaaattttttctctcatatgcaaatataagaaaattaaattatttaaaaactttatataattttgtttgcaaTATAAACTCATAGGATATTAAATGTTCTTCtacgaattaataattttcttatgtttctaaatttgattttattgtgAAAAGTGGCgtagattatttttcataatgagAAAGAGATACATAATTGCGACACCAATTGTGTGAACATTAAGTAAGCTTTCATATACAGGATGTACGTACATTATCATTCAATGCTAATCTCAAAAAGATCGCTTTTTCGTTTGAAGAGGTTACCATTGTTCTACTagcgaattataaatattcaatacaacCAAGTTGCAAAACTGCATGTAATGATCTAATTTCGATAACTAAAATGCATCTCTTTTGACTTGAGCGTTCCTTTGCTGCGCGACACTTAATTGTTCTGCTAAATAAAACAAAcgcgcattattattataatgtatgtataattatgcatCGCGCGATATATGtactttattaatgtttttctcaACGTGAATAGTTATTTTCTGCTTCATCTAGCGACCTAGTCGTACGTATTATAACGTAAGGATGATGTGATGTGGATACATCCCTCTGCGTAACAAATTTTgctgaaaaaagtatttacatttcttttttaggaAATTACTCTCTTAATCACGATGGAGCCGGACAAATCCGACAGCGCCGACATACGGGACAGGATAGTCGAGACTTTCGTTGGTCGCAAGATACTATTGACAGGTGGCACGGGATTTTTAGGAAAAGTGATTCTCGAAAAATTTCTGCGATGCCTGCCCGAAATAGCGCAAATTTACATGTTTATCAGATTGAAGAAGGGCAAGGATCCTAAACAACGATTGCTCGAGATACTGAATTCTCCGGTAAGCTTTAGTCAGTCCGATAGCTTTAATTAGATGACAAGATAGTCATGTTGTCTCTTTGCACTTTCTAAAACACGCGAaacgcgcgataaaaaaatttctactaAATAATTGCATGGCAAAATGTGAGAAGCgtcgcgcgtgtgtgtatgtaggGTATATCGTACAccgaaaagattttttttttttttgcgaaaactCGGTGCATCCGCGAACTTCGATGGCTACATTGCAGCCATTAGACTACCATCACGGAAAAAGTATCCGCTTTGATGCCTCAATAAGAgcattaaaaagagaaagtgtGTGACTGTTACGACTCTGCTACTGTACGCGTTACAAGTTACATCATTGTTGCTTTACAACGGATGGATAATATGAGATGCGACGTGTTTGAAGGGtctcctcttttctctcgtgtgcgcgcgtgcgttTTGGATATTTCACCGGCAGACAAATTTGCCGGTGAAAGCGCACTAACCGGATCGTCGCCGTCGATCACATTGAGATCCAAATCGCTCTACGTGACGAAAGAAACCAAGTCAAGGCCTCGTCGAAAATATAGCGAGAAGATGGTGATTATATTCGTGCATACCGTACTCTTACCGGTTTGGTGAAAGTATGTTGCGCATTTCGCGCGTGTTATATCATGCCTTTCGAATTTTAACGCAACACCGTAAACATGCTACGTCATACATAAACGTGTGCACATAAGTATCTAAATGGGCCTCATTAGaattatgattttcttttatagcTATCTTTCATCAGAGAGAGATTCAGTTCTATCAACGAATTCCATTCTTTCGATTCTCTTTTCATCGCTTTGGCTTcatcatatcatataaatagtatGATAAAAACCATGTTTTTTGTCATTGAAATTGAATCGAAagcattatatttcatatcgcgttttttatttgacaaaatgtCAACTCAAATAGtgtaaaaaagtttcttaaaaattctttgattttcCAGATATTTTTGCTCCAAATTCCAAATAGAGGAAATAGTTCAATgatttttgatacaattttctaatataaatattttttaccccTATGATTCTTCAGTGGCCCGCGAAGttgtaattttcacattaGAACCTTATTAACttcttaatttatcaatttttttgcatgcattttctaaagtttttcattcttagaaaagaaaaacatgaaaCAAGCTACAAGCTAGAAttgtactgaaaaaaattgaataacttccgtaaaataaataaacattttttcacttgcataatatttttcatttattttgtcactaaaattattatgaaaaatatgtattgcatgttcaatattttattaagacattgaatatatgtataaagagatagatatatatttataatatattttaaacgcaTAATTCACTTGTCTTGTCGACTGTTTGCAATAGGAGAGTAAAATTatcagagataattttttaaaaagttcccCTGCTCTCGAAATTGAGAATACCCTGATTTTTCCAAGAACACATCttgataatgtttaattaataacaagatCGTTGTAACGatcttacataaaaaatatgaaataatcacAATCTgtgaaatattgtacaatagcTTTCAAAGAGTATAAGAAACATTACATCTATTtgctgtaattattaaaaatgatgattttaatcagatttaaaaaaatactaacaaaTATCTAGTAATATctaagttaatataatatatcaaatatacagttatatacactatatatacagggtgtccggcgtcaattgcatcacccgtcgtgtgcaAGTAGAGCAGGCAAAACTGAGGaaaaaagtcctgtaccattttttttataatgcttaataaaagagttattattgagtgaagtctgacTAATCATTGCCGATCTTTAGCTAGATGCACGGTCGGTGAATCGCGCGCATGATAGTGTGCGTGTGCGCTCAGTTACacagctatatatatatatatatatatatatatatatatatatatatatattaatttctttattatttgaaatttcgaGAATCGcattgagaaaaagaaattgtacaacagaaatttaaattgatatattatgaataatatcgaGAAACGATATTCTTTCATACAAACTCTGTTTTAGATTCTACGTTATCactcaataaaaaagaaacgattttattatattgtcataATTAATTCCAATGAAGATAAGGTCAAAGATTAACTTATTTGCATCGATGAGTAAGCATAATATAACAGCgatatttattctctattaGTTAGTCATAGTTTCTTCGAAACCGAACGCAcgcaattatactttttttttgtttttttttttttatttgatgttaCAACACGACATATTCTCAtacaatcaataaatatacgatcaataaatattaaatgattttaaatatcaattatagcTTTTCGAAAAAGTCAAGGCAGAAAGGGGATTGCCAGCGATCGAAAAAGTAATAACGGTCGTCAGCGGAGACGTGTCACAGCTAGGACTTGGATTATCTCCGGAGGATAGAAAAATGCTCTGCGAAAATGTTGAAATCGTGTATCACGGAGCAGCTACCGTCAGGTAACgaagataagaaaaagatgtaTCACTTTTCGctgaaatacaatatttaataatttatcaatataataatattattgataataatattcataataataatattgataaataataataataataatataataataataataatattgataagcattattataatattattattaatatatcttataatatatcttaatatttaattaatatttatcaatatatttattaacatttatcaatatattttcgacaAGATATGAAGATGCGAATTTTCCGAAGTTTCGTTCCTCTAATTctcaattttagaaataatcaaattattctttctcaaattattttttctctaatcaAATTGTTCGTTTTCtcgcattatttaatatcaatgtcCATTCAATAGTTTCACAAATCATTGACAATTTATatgaatcattatttataaatatctctcacaattttattatttaatctgcaAACATATGGGTTTCTCTTCTGGCTGTATGCGCGaagatttttcatattcaaatttttctgttttgcAGATTCGACGAATTATTGAAGACAGCCGTACTGCTAAATACACGTGGCACAAAGCAGATGATAGAACTGGCTAAAGAAATGAAGAATTTACTTCTATTCGTTCATATCAGTACGGCCTATTGCCATCTCGAAGAAAAAGTATGAAtctaatttctctttctttcattctttccctttctctctctgcacaatatatatatatatatatatatatatatatatatatatatatatgtcccAGGAAGAAAAGTCAATTCTGGAATAGTATCGGtcattttaagcaaaaatgtTCATATGAACGAGTCTATTCCAAATGATTTCCGAGATAGCCCAATTTGGCGCAATATTGTCACTGTATCTGAAGCGTCAGTTGATTGTTGTGACTATTGATAATGACATTGTAGAAGTTGTTAAACATGTTGTTAAAAATGCCGCACATCTTTATAAATGTCGAATATGCAGATACGCTGTATGTTATAGTTTCTGCGATGATAATGTCATTGCTGCTGTTGAAGAATATTGTCGACACTTTCCTACGCGCAGAAGTCCGGATTATAGAGTGTTTTCCAAGGTTTACATTGCGTGAAAGTAGTTTACTgataagaaagagatattacgtattgtttctaatttattgtcgacatttttttacttattatttattttttatttatttttaatatatagatatttttaatatctttttcttatcagTAATTTTGCAACTATACATTCAGCTCTATCTTGGAAATCATTTGAAAGAACATCGTTTATGTGAacatttttgcttaaaatgaCCAATATCATCACATCtagaatattgatatattctcttgggacagtatatatatataagatgttctaaaagatgacaaaaaaaataagttaaaaacagaataaaattttgtcacacgaattttttacaagaaactTCACTTtcccaaaaaaaaataattttgaatattcatcaggcatattaatatacttaattgTCTCTccacacatttatataatatttatatattttttaagtaaattttttttttatcaattttactaACTTATCCTTATCGATATGAACTCTTAGTTTCTATCATTACAAGCAATTACAGCAATCGAGAGTACGTGAGCATGATTCTTGTATGTGACAATAACATTTCTGCTGCTAATTATTACTAGGATCGGTATTTTAATCATCAATATCCCGACTTACTCAAAGAGtagaacataatttttttttaattgcttgtCGATATGGTAATCCGATTTTGCTAAATAAGCATGattcgcaaataatttttttaagctcgTGTGAAAAAACTTTATTGTGTTTTcgacttctttttttcatatatagaaTCACTTTTTTTTCCGATTCAATCagttacgaaatattttgtgtGCACGCATACAAAaactattcaaaaaataataaattaaaacaaccaATCTCGGTAGGTTTTGTATGAGAAAACGTATCCTCCGCCAGCGGATCCtcataaagtaattaaatgcgTTGAATGGATGGATGATGAAGTAGTCGAGGCTATGACAGACAAGATTTTGGGAAAGCTACCTAATACATATGCATTCACAAAAGCCTTATCAGAAGGTCTTATCGAAGAATCTATGCCGCATATcccatcaataattttaaggtACCTATCGACCAAAATCTTAAGATTTAGAAATTTGTGTAGATATATTAGAACGAGCATACGCACaaatacacacgcacacgcgcacgtgcacgcgcgcacacacacacacacacacacgtattaaataatttgaatttattgataatttgtcGACCGTCAGGCCAAGCGTAATTATTCCTATTTGGAAGGAACCGCTTCCTGGTTGGACGGACAATATCAATGGACCGACTGGTCTCTTAATCGGTGCTGGGAAGGGAGTAATCAGAACGATGTACTGCAATGAAAATGGTTATGCTGATTATCTTCCCGCCGATATCGCCGTCAATGCTATTCTTCTTTGcacatgcaattttatttatttcaaatttcatgAGCAACGGGTTTATAATCTTACAAGTAGTAGCGAGTTCAAGGTATATAGATTGTTGTCTGACGCTTTATGATGCTATATGCTCTGATGATATGAAAATGAGatctttgatttttcttgttttttgaTCTACAGGTTCCCTGGACGGAAATAATAGAACGCGGGCGAAAAATAACGCAACGAGTACCTCTAAACGGAATCTTGTGGTATCCAGGTGGTAGTATGAAGAAATCACGacttttgcataatatttgtgTCGTACTTTTTCACATGATTCCGGCCTATTTTATTGATGCACTCCTCTTTCTGGCAGGCCATAAACCAATGTGAGTCATCTGACACATGTGTCACATCAATATACAAAAAGTGCTTATAATACGCTTGTCCATTTTGTTTATATGCAGTATGTGCCGTATCCATCGCCGTATAAACAAAGGTTTCGAAGTTTTCGAATATTATGCCAATAGACAGTGGGACTTCGATAATTCAAGTGTTCTCGAtgcgaggaaaaaaatgaatagcttagaatataaaaaatatcaactgCATGGCGATGACATGGACAAAGACGAGTACTTCGAAGCTTGTATTCGAGCTGCAAGAGTTTACATATTGAATGAAACTCCAGACACTCTACCGGCTGCTCGTCGACATTTGAGAGTGTAAGTTTGAAAtcgtggaaaaatttttttttacataaaaaatttaatgtttctttttcttttgtcacAGTATGTATTGGGTGGATGTATTTacgaaaatctttttctttctgctCCTTATATATGTGCTGGCATCCTGGAGTGAAAGTTTTAGATCATTGCTCACAGATAGTGCAGCATATGTTTCAAAAGCGATAATGAAGTGATGTTTTaaccaaattattttttttcttcattgatTGCATGCAAAGATTGTgtttattatatcgaaattaaactatcatttaatatcaatgaagtgattaaatatatatctcatagaGTATGCATACTACAATTGTGTTCATTGGATAtggacaaaataaaaagtgaataAAGGCATTATTTACACCATATCAAAtgtgtcttttatttttatgaaagattgTACACTCATCTTTAAACAGATTCTTGTACTGGTGGTTCGTAGCCTTCTGGTCTATCAACCTTGGAACCGCTATCACCAGCTTCCTCACTCTTGTTACCACCTCCATCTCCATGCAACTCCAACAACTTGCTGAGTTCAAAGCGTGGTTTTTTCAATACTTTCacctgataaaattataacttattaatGTTTGAGTAATCAAGCATCATTAATTCTTTCATTACTAAGATCTTCTATCTAGCGCTCACATTACGAATGACTATAGAATATGCCCATTTTTTGACGTAATTGATATGGTGTTACtagcttttattataaattagttataaaaacatctttgtaaatatctcctaatttcataaaaactttCATTggcaattatttcaattaatcattaatatatactattagtGTTGCATTATATCTTTGAGTGCTTTTTGACTGAATATTGTCataacaaaagaattaattattttcgtgataaaacgttaaatattataagaatttatccATAGATATTGTTACTAACCTTACGAATGTAAACGTCATGCAGAGGATAAATGCCCTGCGAGGCTTTTTCAATGTCTTTAGCCGTAGCATCCGGAAGTAACTTACTAACCACACCTTTTAAATCGGTTTTAGTAACATCTTCTGTAATGGTTTCAACCATCTTTTGTCTGATTTTCTTAACCTAAATTAAACCATGttattatacaagatattaaaGACAAGACaatgataaaacaaaaaagttatattgatcaaattttaaaaattagtgttaaataaatgtattatcattaaaacgaATCTAATTGAGCATTTccattgatttaaataaattaaaagtaaaattttagatttcaaataataatactctatttctatgcatataatttcaaatatctcacaagattaaaaaaattctttgaacaaaaaaatatttatatatatatgcagggTATCCAGAAAATCGCTTCCAATACTTGGGGAAGTGATTCAGAACTCaaacagaagaaaaaaaaagctaataaACATAGGTCCAGAAATAATCGTTTCCAAGTTATAgtcatttttatgtttaaaaatcattagatAGAACCTTTGATAGAAGAATAAGAGCCTGCATTTGTGTTGAAGATGACCATTttgaatatcttatttaacTGGATTTAAATACCTGTTCATGTTTAtccttgattttaaaaataatgcaagcgtatttacaaatatcgaaaaattaaagaaaaaaataaaaaataaaaattgtaaattaaaaagaatgaaaattaaaaataaaaaaaaaatgaaaattaaaaaaataaaaatttaaaattaaaaaaataaatttaaaaaaaaagggatgCCAACCGGACTATAacttacgatttttttttaacataaaagtgACTATAACTCGGAAATGACATTTGTGGACCTATGTTTATATagcttttcttcctttctttggGAGTCCCGAATCACTTCCTGAAGTATTGCCGGTGATTTCccggacaccttgtatatattagtaaggtatttataaaacatattaaaaaatcatgtagcatatttatatttcactaCTTACTTGGAATTAATGAAAGTAGTGTGGTAAGCAATTGCGTTAATGTATGCAATGCCTTCTGCCAttcacaattataaaaattgagatggACAATAGGATTGCTATAATGCATGACAAACAATTGAGCACAAACCTGCGCGTGCTGAGCATAACATGTCTTTCTCGTGCTCAACTGATCTTTGTTTGTGAAACCAATGCAGAAAACTCGGAGCAGATAGCCATCTGTAGTTTTCACATCTACATTAGCTTCGATCAGAGTCTGCCATTTTTTCACCATTGATCGAAGCTTATCAGTTGTCAAGTCCATTCCATGAAAATTAGTCAATACATTACGACCTTGAACATCTTCGGCGATCAATCTAAATTTCCGAAACGATCTCTCTGCATCCTGATCACTTTGTAAATCAGCCAAGGATACTTCAAACACTCGGAACTTTAATCCTTCAGAAGCAATCTctgtcaaattaaataaaaatcttttataatattatgttaaaagttttaatatatatcatatatatatatatatatatataaaagcaaaataaaagaaaaatcaagaaaaataatatgtaattaaaagaaacaataattcatatagtaaaaattttttagcttATTCTGATTAGACAATAATTTaggacaagaaaaaaaagatattacttGTTCCCTGAGTCCTGTTGACAAGAGTTTTCCCGACCTGTCGATTGGCAAACATAGACGGTGCCTTGACATCGTACCAGTCTTTACGAGTAAAAGGATCAACGCTGAAATAATAGAACTacatgagaaaatatatacacatacaacatatattgcaatgaaaatttttctttatttttttgtaatagtgCTTCACGTCTGTACAAATTATCtcgcataaattaaataaaatggcaagacaataatataaaagatttttagcaatattagcaatattataaaagatttttatttaaaaatggattAGGTTAAGTTTGATAGAATCCGCGTGCGATCACGGATTACGTGTGCATCAACTATCTCAAGATAACGATACTTTcacaaaaatgcatataaatagtatctaaaaaaaaaatatgtagaatgcatgttttatgtaattatgtattgATATGATTgttcaaaataaatgtgtatataatataatcatcgtCTTAACAGTACATACTGCTAACGTGAGCCTGACTGAGTATCCGACATAACCAAAGGAATCACACAAAACGATAACCcgatgaaaaatgtttcgcGTATATGAGATAATTAGCTGAATTTCAAGTGTAATATGTTTCACTTACATCTTCTTTTTAACTCCCTTTTTGCCGCCTTTCGAAAGACCCTTATTCTTACCCACCGCCATGATTCCAAGTCGCAAGTGAAAAGAAACACTCGAGACACGGAAACTACTAACCTAACTTACCGGAGCGTGGAAACGGAAGTTACTACTCAATTCGAAGCGACCTcacgaaattttttgaaacttacatattttatgtattttaagcCGTAGAAACCGAAtccgttgaaaaaaattgtcgctCTCGATTATTcatttacaaacatttttgatttgttaaactatat
This portion of the Cataglyphis hispanica isolate Lineage 1 chromosome 10, ULB_Chis1_1.0, whole genome shotgun sequence genome encodes:
- the LOC126852253 gene encoding putative fatty acyl-CoA reductase CG5065 isoform X1, which translates into the protein MTIKRKPLFSASSSDLVEITLLITMEPDKSDSADIRDRIVETFVGRKILLTGGTGFLGKVILEKFLRCLPEIAQIYMFIRLKKGKDPKQRLLEILNSPLFEKVKAERGLPAIEKVITVVSGDVSQLGLGLSPEDRKMLCENVEIVYHGAATVRFDELLKTAVLLNTRGTKQMIELAKEMKNLLLFVHISTAYCHLEEKVLYEKTYPPPADPHKVIKCVEWMDDEVVEAMTDKILGKLPNTYAFTKALSEGLIEESMPHIPSIILRPSVIIPIWKEPLPGWTDNINGPTGLLIGAGKGVIRTMYCNENGYADYLPADIAVNAILLCTCNFIYFKFHEQRVYNLTSSSEFKVPWTEIIERGRKITQRVPLNGILWYPGGSMKKSRLLHNICVVLFHMIPAYFIDALLFLAGHKPIMCRIHRRINKGFEVFEYYANRQWDFDNSSVLDARKKMNSLEYKKYQLHGDDMDKDEYFEACIRAARVYILNETPDTLPAARRHLRVMYWVDVFTKIFFFLLLIYVLASWSESFRSLLTDSAAYVSKAIMK
- the LOC126852253 gene encoding putative fatty acyl-CoA reductase CG5065 isoform X2, coding for MEPDKSDSADIRDRIVETFVGRKILLTGGTGFLGKVILEKFLRCLPEIAQIYMFIRLKKGKDPKQRLLEILNSPLFEKVKAERGLPAIEKVITVVSGDVSQLGLGLSPEDRKMLCENVEIVYHGAATVRFDELLKTAVLLNTRGTKQMIELAKEMKNLLLFVHISTAYCHLEEKVLYEKTYPPPADPHKVIKCVEWMDDEVVEAMTDKILGKLPNTYAFTKALSEGLIEESMPHIPSIILRPSVIIPIWKEPLPGWTDNINGPTGLLIGAGKGVIRTMYCNENGYADYLPADIAVNAILLCTCNFIYFKFHEQRVYNLTSSSEFKVPWTEIIERGRKITQRVPLNGILWYPGGSMKKSRLLHNICVVLFHMIPAYFIDALLFLAGHKPIMCRIHRRINKGFEVFEYYANRQWDFDNSSVLDARKKMNSLEYKKYQLHGDDMDKDEYFEACIRAARVYILNETPDTLPAARRHLRVMYWVDVFTKIFFFLLLIYVLASWSESFRSLLTDSAAYVSKAIMK
- the LOC126852287 gene encoding 40S ribosomal protein S3a, encoding MAVGKNKGLSKGGKKGVKKKIVDPFTRKDWYDVKAPSMFANRQVGKTLVNRTQGTKIASEGLKFRVFEVSLADLQSDQDAERSFRKFRLIAEDVQGRNVLTNFHGMDLTTDKLRSMVKKWQTLIEANVDVKTTDGYLLRVFCIGFTNKDQLSTRKTCYAQHAQVKKIRQKMVETITEDVTKTDLKGVVSKLLPDATAKDIEKASQGIYPLHDVYIRKVKVLKKPRFELSKLLELHGDGGGNKSEEAGDSGSKVDRPEGYEPPVQESV